A portion of the Leptospira noumeaensis genome contains these proteins:
- a CDS encoding M24 family metallopeptidase: protein MPLTKERGLFSKLSSKFSKLNSESIRIPTPEQKAGFLKAQKLAYDCVTTVEKQLVPGWTEKQTAKRMDEFLRDHGVKVFLHRPFAWFGEHARFDGYKRFTQFHPGKKILKEEESFILDVSPVVDGYIGDIGYSSSLIKNSELDKGMDYLLQLRNEIPNYFSSPMTPSEIWWKIDSDAKNAGFDNVHALYPFAVLGHRVYKVNLPNISFPLLPISFASWFSLQGSYEFLSHKVLPELLTPDHEGDKVGLWAIEPHLGRGKTGFKFEEILVVEKDKAYWLDDDVPHVNKYKTQKETI, encoded by the coding sequence ATGCCCTTAACCAAAGAAAGAGGATTGTTTTCCAAACTCTCCTCGAAATTTTCAAAATTAAATTCTGAATCAATCAGAATTCCTACACCAGAACAGAAAGCCGGCTTTTTAAAAGCTCAAAAACTTGCTTATGATTGTGTTACCACAGTTGAAAAACAATTGGTTCCCGGTTGGACAGAAAAACAAACCGCCAAACGTATGGATGAATTTTTACGGGATCATGGGGTTAAAGTATTTTTACATAGACCTTTTGCTTGGTTCGGCGAACACGCAAGATTCGATGGATACAAACGTTTCACTCAATTCCATCCTGGCAAAAAAATCTTAAAGGAAGAAGAATCTTTTATTCTAGACGTTTCACCTGTGGTAGATGGTTACATCGGCGATATTGGATATTCATCATCGCTAATCAAAAATTCTGAACTCGATAAAGGTATGGATTATCTATTACAACTTCGAAATGAAATTCCAAACTATTTTAGTTCACCTATGACTCCTTCTGAAATTTGGTGGAAAATTGATTCCGATGCAAAAAATGCCGGATTCGATAATGTACATGCATTGTATCCTTTTGCAGTACTAGGCCATCGTGTTTATAAAGTAAACCTTCCCAATATTTCCTTTCCTTTGTTGCCAATTAGTTTTGCAAGTTGGTTTAGTTTACAAGGATCTTACGAATTTCTATCACACAAAGTTTTGCCAGAACTCTTAACTCCTGATCATGAAGGAGATAAAGTTGGACTTTGGGCCATCGAACCACATTTAGGAAGAGGGAAAACTGGTTTTAAATTTGAAGAAATCTTAGTAGTGGAAAAAGACAAAGCCTATTGGTTAGACGACGATGTCCCACATGTAAACAAATACAAAACACAAAAGGAAACAATATGA
- a CDS encoding SMP-30/gluconolactonase/LRE family protein, translating to MKFLFSINSIYLIIFFLFIGCNSGNIKIGAAYKLGKVPDSILEVNQPDPFLNHLKIDFPELPGHDDLIFDNKNQIAYASGMDGWIWKLDFKTKSAEAWVKPPVNPAGLQFSNKSNESILACASRLGGVNYEANNRVGLYEINIKTKSVVPLLLNLPNLEKSDFETVYPETKRPTFSLRNLNESNSRAFSLCNDLAVSKDGNRIYISEPFERPNAAMGSGAVPEAIGLYPHGKLWMYDRKQNTVSLIMSGFTFVDGIVIADHSSSKEESVIITETTKFRIIKANISGKQEGTFEILFENLPGLADGLERDSLGRIWVGIIKPRSGLINFVHNNPWLKPLLLSIPQQILPIAKKTGILLLDPSGKKALYYSMHDGSKIKDISVAVPNLNSLYFPSFDATSRGLYSIPTDSLKLGDN from the coding sequence ATGAAATTTTTATTTTCTATAAACTCTATCTATTTAATTATCTTTTTTCTATTCATTGGATGTAATTCCGGTAATATCAAAATTGGTGCAGCCTATAAACTAGGAAAAGTTCCTGATTCAATTCTAGAAGTAAACCAACCAGATCCCTTTTTGAACCATTTAAAAATCGACTTTCCTGAGTTACCTGGTCATGACGATCTTATCTTCGATAACAAAAATCAAATTGCTTATGCTTCCGGAATGGATGGATGGATTTGGAAATTAGATTTCAAAACAAAATCAGCAGAAGCTTGGGTAAAACCACCGGTGAATCCAGCCGGATTACAATTTTCAAACAAATCCAATGAATCCATACTCGCTTGTGCTTCAAGACTTGGTGGAGTTAATTATGAAGCAAACAATCGTGTTGGTTTATATGAAATTAATATCAAAACAAAATCAGTGGTTCCGCTTTTACTAAACCTACCTAATTTAGAAAAATCAGATTTTGAAACAGTTTATCCAGAAACAAAAAGACCGACCTTCTCTCTTCGAAATTTAAACGAATCCAATTCAAGAGCCTTCTCCCTATGTAATGATCTCGCCGTATCTAAAGATGGAAATCGAATTTATATTTCCGAACCATTTGAAAGACCTAATGCAGCAATGGGAAGTGGTGCCGTTCCCGAGGCGATTGGACTTTATCCTCATGGAAAACTTTGGATGTATGATAGAAAACAAAATACAGTTTCTCTCATCATGAGTGGATTTACTTTTGTTGATGGCATCGTCATTGCCGATCATTCCTCTTCTAAAGAAGAATCAGTCATCATCACGGAAACAACAAAGTTCAGAATTATCAAAGCAAACATCAGTGGCAAACAAGAAGGAACATTTGAAATTTTATTCGAAAATCTTCCGGGACTTGCGGATGGTTTAGAAAGAGATTCATTAGGTAGAATTTGGGTTGGGATCATCAAACCTCGTTCGGGTCTTATTAATTTTGTTCATAACAACCCGTGGCTAAAACCATTGTTATTATCGATTCCCCAACAAATCCTTCCCATCGCCAAAAAAACAGGGATTCTACTACTTGATCCATCCGGTAAAAAAGCTCTATATTATTCAATGCATGATGGTTCCAAAATCAAAGATATCTCCGTGGCAGTTCCCAATTTGAATTCTCTTTATTTTCCATCCTTTGACGCAACCTCTAGAGGATTATATTCCATCCCTACCGATAGTTTAAAGTTAGGTGACAACTAA
- a CDS encoding SMP-30/gluconolactonase/LRE family protein, with protein MKKNIINSSSFHNYRNSSPIVIFFVCLILFSCRTPEEYFKNQIKGPVDLPYNPSIESIKSEGDPIKQNITISGSNLPAQDEILLQEDLGRAFVASIDGWIWKVDLTTNLAEPFVKTPLLPGGMVFHPKNQDIIYMCLSRGKQHESNLNETPGIYELTISTKQIRKIGTRVPLVDKTKEPSNDQIGIFYSKGKETKIPISELNNTNSRNVEKADDLAISKDGERIYFTEPYDHPNAILGVSIQSKQEVLTLGRNGHLWKYDLKDNTASLIAHQYTYLDGILLEYSQKESEQESSILLNELSKSRLIRLHLSGDKSGKDELVIEGLPGFPDGMDRDPSGRIWIAIPVERSKLITWLHKHPFWKRLVLYIPEKLQPVSKKTSIIALSPNGTNPIYYSVHDGSLFSYIIVVVPGKEKLYLAVYQDGFKGFVTMPYPNNL; from the coding sequence ATGAAAAAAAATATTATAAACTCTTCTTCATTCCATAACTATAGAAACTCAAGTCCGATCGTTATATTCTTTGTATGTTTGATTTTATTTTCTTGCAGAACACCAGAAGAATATTTTAAAAATCAAATCAAAGGCCCTGTTGATCTTCCTTACAATCCTTCCATAGAATCAATCAAATCTGAAGGTGATCCCATCAAACAAAATATAACAATTAGTGGATCAAATTTACCGGCGCAGGATGAAATCCTTCTCCAGGAAGATTTAGGCAGAGCCTTTGTCGCTTCGATTGATGGATGGATTTGGAAAGTTGATCTAACCACTAACCTAGCGGAACCATTTGTGAAAACTCCGCTTCTACCTGGTGGTATGGTGTTTCATCCAAAAAATCAAGATATCATTTATATGTGTTTGTCACGTGGAAAACAACATGAAAGTAACCTCAACGAAACACCTGGAATTTACGAACTCACTATTTCCACAAAACAAATTCGTAAAATCGGCACACGAGTTCCCCTTGTAGACAAAACTAAAGAACCATCCAATGATCAAATTGGTATTTTTTATTCCAAAGGAAAAGAAACTAAAATCCCAATCAGCGAGTTAAATAATACTAACAGCCGCAATGTGGAAAAAGCAGACGACTTGGCGATTAGTAAAGACGGAGAAAGGATCTATTTCACAGAACCCTACGACCATCCAAATGCAATCCTTGGCGTGAGCATACAATCAAAACAAGAAGTTCTCACATTAGGACGAAATGGACATCTTTGGAAATATGATTTAAAAGATAACACCGCAAGCTTGATAGCACACCAGTATACTTACTTGGATGGAATTTTATTGGAATACTCGCAAAAAGAAAGCGAACAAGAATCCTCTATCTTACTGAATGAACTTTCAAAATCCAGACTCATTCGATTACACTTAAGCGGCGATAAATCCGGAAAAGACGAACTAGTCATCGAAGGCCTTCCTGGATTTCCCGATGGTATGGATAGAGATCCAAGCGGACGGATTTGGATTGCCATCCCCGTAGAAAGATCCAAACTCATTACTTGGTTACACAAACATCCATTTTGGAAACGTCTCGTTCTCTACATCCCTGAAAAACTACAACCCGTATCAAAAAAAACAAGTATCATCGCACTTTCACCTAACGGAACAAATCCGATATACTACTCAGTCCACGACGGAAGTTTATTTTCCTATATCATCGTTGTTGTGCCAGGAAAAGAAAAACTATACCTAGCTGTTTACCAAGATGGTTTCAAAGGATTTGTTACAATGCCATATCCTAACAATTTATAG
- a CDS encoding c-type cytochrome, whose protein sequence is MNKTYEVKPVPIPKFTKPLDIAEGKRLYQSRGCGDCHDVDGSGKTFIQDPAIGTLSGANLTIGKGGILSDRSDEELAIAIRHGVGKNGKALIFMPSTDFQGMTNEDVGKLISYLRSTPAVDKPQGDIKPGPLGRFLFLIGEIPIFVSAEIIKHDIVHLTNITPSVSLDYGKYVASTCTGCHGFNLKGGPIQGAPPEWPPAQDISKIGLTNYTESNFIQTIRTGKRPDGSEMKFPMPWQSLGQLTDTELKALWMYLQTI, encoded by the coding sequence ATGAACAAAACCTACGAAGTAAAACCTGTCCCCATTCCCAAATTTACGAAACCCTTAGACATCGCCGAAGGAAAACGCCTCTACCAATCCAGAGGATGTGGTGATTGCCATGACGTAGATGGAAGTGGAAAAACATTCATTCAGGATCCAGCTATCGGAACTCTATCCGGAGCTAACTTAACAATCGGTAAAGGTGGAATTTTATCAGACAGATCTGATGAAGAACTGGCCATCGCCATCCGACATGGTGTAGGCAAAAACGGTAAGGCTTTAATATTTATGCCTTCGACCGATTTCCAAGGAATGACCAACGAAGACGTTGGAAAATTGATTTCTTATTTGCGTTCCACTCCAGCCGTTGACAAGCCGCAAGGAGATATCAAACCAGGTCCTTTAGGAAGATTTCTATTTTTGATCGGAGAAATTCCTATTTTCGTTTCTGCTGAAATCATCAAACATGACATAGTTCACTTAACAAACATTACACCTTCTGTTTCCTTAGATTACGGAAAATATGTTGCATCAACTTGTACTGGTTGTCATGGATTTAATCTAAAAGGAGGGCCGATCCAAGGTGCACCACCAGAATGGCCACCTGCTCAAGATATCAGCAAAATTGGTTTAACAAATTATACGGAGTCTAATTTTATCCAAACCATCAGAACAGGGAAACGCCCCGATGGTTCAGAAATGAAATTTCCAATGCCTTGGCAAAGTTTGGGTCAACTCACAGACACAGAACTCAAAGCACTTTGGATGTACTTACAAACAATTTAA
- a CDS encoding C1 family peptidase — MSLNQNWRIIGLFLLFTSAVFTEEFDPSSVRSPGCKPGTFSCGYIPSSKEIQDSIPLKRDFNSFEELPKSIDLSSMMPPVGNQGRQNSCVAWATGYAIKSYLLKNKDQTTEYDPPFAGGKGNFVFSPAFIYNQQNGGEDKGLYYYKTMEFLKSNGAAPWSSMPYSDKDYLTQPSQSSKKEALKYKIKSFSRLNYKNPDEIKRVLAGKNVVMVGMIIDDAFYKVKGSAVYDENSGQSYGGHAMTIVGYDDDKKSKSGKKGAFKLQNSWGTSWGDKGFGWVSYSMLAKVGQETYAIIDEPAPQSTPIVNVTPTKKPIAPPAEIKASKGEFDTKIVLTWKQQDLAVAYLIQRKEESEFYDLGYSDKPSFTDISVSPNSTYVYRILSVGTEEVSLASLDVEGFTAAEANSNGSIGQVVGLTGVIYVSGSTPNVELSWSALDGATSYSIARSDSSLKWKTIGTSKIPNFTDPSPKVGESNFYRVVALVQSKPSGDWSESVVIDVADQNLLPNQVSQLTATHGDYSNKIILNWNAAPGAKVYFLYRFDERAEPSGQFEISGTSYTDTDVAIQNGKPYLYTIISANDLGYAEPSEVAFGKTDPGLTKRAGGVTLAPPKQLVSNTIGKDKLVTLKWDSVKDSFEYYIYRKQMKGGGKLGKLEFVSGVDAKKNSFSETFPGNSGDLFLYSVRSKSELGSESKDSNFVSVFWNEPKTQVKKRAMSLEELPTSFVGKWSSMYWNPKSGPQTVWVEILGNGQDFTAKLKLNEKEIQQFKGSWTPGSHSLKTNGFLFELSKSLEGNSLAQFQSIKDFDNGTELSFTKEK; from the coding sequence ATGAGTTTAAATCAAAATTGGAGAATAATCGGATTATTCCTATTATTTACGAGTGCAGTTTTTACTGAAGAATTTGATCCGAGTAGTGTTCGTTCCCCCGGCTGTAAACCAGGAACTTTTTCTTGTGGTTATATCCCTAGTTCCAAAGAAATTCAAGATAGTATCCCTCTCAAAAGAGATTTTAATTCTTTTGAAGAGTTACCAAAATCTATCGATTTATCTTCCATGATGCCTCCTGTTGGAAACCAAGGAAGGCAAAATAGTTGTGTCGCATGGGCCACTGGTTATGCGATCAAATCTTATTTGTTAAAAAACAAAGATCAAACCACAGAATATGATCCTCCCTTTGCTGGCGGAAAGGGAAACTTTGTTTTTTCACCTGCTTTTATTTACAACCAACAGAATGGTGGAGAAGATAAAGGTTTATATTATTATAAAACAATGGAATTCTTAAAGTCTAACGGTGCCGCTCCTTGGAGTAGTATGCCTTATTCTGATAAAGACTATCTCACGCAGCCTTCTCAAAGTTCTAAAAAAGAAGCTCTCAAATACAAAATTAAATCATTCTCAAGATTAAATTATAAAAACCCAGATGAGATAAAGCGAGTGTTAGCTGGCAAGAATGTTGTGATGGTAGGGATGATCATTGATGATGCCTTTTATAAGGTAAAAGGTTCTGCCGTTTATGACGAAAATAGTGGTCAGAGTTATGGTGGTCATGCCATGACGATCGTTGGTTATGATGATGATAAAAAATCCAAATCTGGAAAAAAGGGAGCTTTTAAATTACAGAACTCTTGGGGAACTAGTTGGGGAGACAAAGGATTCGGTTGGGTGTCTTATTCAATGCTTGCCAAAGTAGGACAAGAAACCTATGCCATTATTGATGAACCTGCGCCACAAAGTACTCCGATTGTCAATGTAACTCCAACAAAAAAACCAATTGCACCTCCAGCAGAAATTAAAGCATCAAAAGGTGAGTTTGACACAAAAATTGTTTTAACTTGGAAACAACAAGATTTGGCCGTTGCTTATTTGATTCAAAGAAAAGAAGAATCTGAATTTTATGATTTAGGATATTCGGATAAACCAAGTTTTACTGATATTTCAGTTTCACCTAACTCTACTTATGTATATCGTATCCTTTCTGTTGGAACGGAAGAAGTGTCGCTAGCATCTTTGGATGTCGAAGGATTTACTGCGGCTGAAGCAAATTCCAATGGAAGTATTGGGCAAGTTGTCGGTCTTACTGGTGTGATATATGTGAGTGGATCGACACCGAATGTGGAATTAAGTTGGTCTGCATTGGATGGGGCGACAAGTTACTCAATTGCGCGATCAGATTCCTCTCTAAAATGGAAAACAATAGGGACAAGTAAAATACCAAATTTTACAGATCCTTCTCCCAAAGTTGGTGAATCCAATTTTTATCGTGTGGTTGCTTTAGTGCAGTCCAAACCATCTGGTGATTGGAGCGAGTCTGTAGTGATTGATGTTGCAGATCAGAATTTATTGCCGAACCAAGTGAGTCAGCTAACAGCAACTCATGGAGATTATTCGAATAAAATTATTTTGAATTGGAATGCGGCACCTGGCGCTAAGGTATATTTTTTATATCGGTTTGATGAAAGGGCAGAACCTTCCGGTCAATTTGAAATTTCAGGAACCAGTTATACAGATACCGATGTTGCCATCCAAAATGGAAAACCATATCTATATACCATTATATCTGCAAATGATCTAGGTTATGCAGAGCCAAGTGAAGTTGCGTTTGGAAAAACAGATCCTGGACTTACAAAAAGAGCAGGTGGTGTGACTTTGGCTCCACCAAAACAATTGGTTTCAAATACCATTGGTAAGGATAAACTTGTCACTTTGAAATGGGATTCTGTAAAAGATAGTTTTGAATACTATATTTATCGCAAACAGATGAAAGGTGGAGGGAAGTTAGGAAAACTAGAATTTGTTTCTGGTGTTGATGCTAAAAAAAATTCCTTTAGTGAAACCTTTCCCGGAAATTCAGGTGATTTGTTTTTGTATTCAGTTCGCTCGAAATCGGAACTCGGTTCTGAATCGAAAGATTCCAATTTTGTATCTGTATTCTGGAATGAACCAAAAACCCAAGTGAAAAAAAGAGCTATGTCATTGGAAGAATTACCAACTTCTTTTGTGGGAAAATGGTCTTCTATGTATTGGAATCCAAAATCTGGTCCACAAACGGTTTGGGTAGAAATTTTAGGGAACGGACAAGATTTTACCGCTAAATTAAAGTTAAATGAAAAGGAAATTCAGCAATTTAAAGGATCATGGACACCCGGTAGCCATTCTTTAAAAACAAATGGATTTTTGTTTGAATTATCTAAATCATTAGAAGGTAATTCTTTGGCTCAGTTCCAATCCATCAAAGATTTTGACAATGGAACGGAACTGAGTTTTACCAAAGAAAAATAA
- a CDS encoding permease, which translates to MELVWEESSGAIAPEFRYGKHYRLVTSKNKILLTRQQSRAGKQILNETREISAVNYESWMQKLFNTGITSLTIEPSPEETITGVSYNFVSFKFDSTKSKFYYMLEDKKKPSQKQKISIIQIIERMKP; encoded by the coding sequence ATGGAACTTGTATGGGAAGAAAGTTCTGGAGCCATTGCACCTGAATTTCGGTATGGAAAACACTACCGATTGGTAACGAGTAAAAATAAAATTTTACTCACACGGCAACAGTCACGCGCGGGAAAACAGATACTCAATGAAACGAGAGAGATATCGGCTGTAAATTACGAATCTTGGATGCAGAAACTTTTTAATACTGGCATTACTTCTTTAACGATCGAACCTTCTCCCGAGGAGACAATAACTGGAGTTAGTTACAATTTTGTTTCTTTCAAATTCGATTCCACCAAATCAAAGTTTTACTATATGTTGGAAGATAAAAAAAAACCAAGTCAGAAACAAAAAATAAGCATCATACAAATCATAGAGAGGATGAAACCATGA